DNA from Mugil cephalus isolate CIBA_MC_2020 chromosome 5, CIBA_Mcephalus_1.1, whole genome shotgun sequence:
TCATAACAAACACACCAGCAGCACGCCATGCAAGCAGAAATCACTCCAAACTCATAAAATCATGTGCCTAATGGAAACGTGACACCCATGACCATACCCACCTTCTTCTACAGGGGTAcatggacagacacacaggagAAGGGCGACAAACATCAATATCTAGGATGGAAGTCTGACAGAATGTGTGTAATATGTTTATTCTAAAAGCTGGTTTATTCATTACCTCCTTGAACCCTCTGTTCTTGATGTTGAGCTTCTTGGCGTTGACAAAGTCAAAAAGTTTGCCATACTCCTCTctagagagaaaagagaaacacggGACGTGTGCAGGAATTCATGTTACGATCTCACATGAACACAACTTGATGTATGAATGAACACGTTACTCTAGAtctgctcctcctcacctctcgATGCTGCTGAACGTGTACTGGTTTCCCTGCTTGGTCTCGATCTCGAAGTCAAAGGACCGCGTCGTGGTGGTGCCTCTGGCGAAGTTGACACAGGAGATCTCTTCAAAGCGCAGGTGAACGGGCGGCTTGTGGACGTAGATGAAGCCCCTCTCCAGAGGATAGAGGAGGCCTGAAGACGCCTTGTAGGAGCAGGTGATGCACTGAGCCCCGGagtggctgaggaggaagggagggggaggtTGGTTCCAAAGAGCGaggttttattaaatgtttttaaattgttaacaTCATATCGTACGGTTTACGCGTTAAACGTGTGCCTACCCCTGGAAGTTTCCAGGTACAGTGATCTTGCGGTTGACCAGGGCCTTCATCACTCTGCTGACCATCTCATAGAGAGAGCCGGACATGTTCTTACTGAGTTTGCCCTCAAAGCGACGCTCCACATCCTCCCTGTTTCAcgcagaagaaagaaaagctttaaGACTTTAACCAGAACAGCTCCCCGGGATTTGTAAGCAGCGATGTGAGGACCAGGAGACATTTTGGCCCATGTATGTTTCGGTCACTGGATTTTCAGTTCAGAGAAGGACATTAAAAAACGGGtaattgaatttcattttaaaattcccaaattaaaattgaaagtcaaggtattttattttataagagTCGAAAAGGGCTaaacaaaagttttaaaaaagattgattttcatttttttgtttcaaaaaccaaaagtaaaattgacagaaacaaaaaagtgtctgttttttcatattgtgcaactggaagttgtcatttttaaagcaaaagcaCTTGCATGGTGCTGTGTGTCTGGTAAGAGCATAACAACATATTACTTCCACCTTTTTGACATGATGGCAAAACAAGGCTCGTCATCTATATCAGTATAACGTTAGCTTGCAGCTAACTATTCCCTGTTTacatgtagttatttttagtttttaccagttttagtttttacGCAATATGCAGCTacgtttttctgcagtcatgtcgttttcactgagacacacacacactttgtgtcgaaaaacaacgtactgatccatgtccatcaacttctgttacacagcaccGTCCTCACACATGCGCTTACTCTAAAAACGTCACTTTCTCGTTGCACATCatggattttgtgtttttagaaacagaaaatgaaaacagaccgGTTTTTACAGCTTAGTTTATCCCTTGTTCAtcctgataaataaaaaatgccgtgatttttaaaataaaaaatcaaataaccactcacttttttgtttttttaatatccttttctgaatggaaaatccAAGGACCAAAACTTAAACAGACGCTTTTTAAATGCAACCGTAAACGTGTGAAAATTGCTCCTGACCTGTAGTTCCCTCTAGTGGACACAGGCTTCACAACATCAAGAAATGTCAAGAAATCAAGTTATCCTTAAGTCATTTCCATTAGCAACGTACGTCCCTAACATGTCTCCGTGCTCTTGGACTTGGCTCCACCCAATGCTACTGTCCTGGCATCCTTAACCTCCATGTACTTACTCGCTCATGTTGAGGGTGAGGTTGATGTCCTCTTCCTTGGAGAAGAGCAGAATAAGGAAGTGATACCGTGTCTGACCCTGTTTGATGGGAGGATCCAGACTGATCTATGAAGACAACAGGGAGACAAGTTACAAATGTCAGAACTGCTACTTTGGGTTAGAGACACTGTAAAAACGACACAAAAGGCACAAGGGCTCCACTCACCACAAAGAACATCTGCCTCTGATCCTTGTGTGGCAGCAGGAAGAGTCGGAGGACGGTGGTGTAGGGAATCTTGTAGTCAAAAGTCTTACCATGCAGGTGGAGGAACGTTGGGTAGATACGAATGTcatatctaaaaaaataaataaaaaatagaagaaatgaGACATCAGTCACGTTTACTTCTAACATAAGtgctgtgtagtgtgtgtttaaatcTCATTACCTTCCTCTGGGTGTAAGACACTGCAGCTCTTTGAAGATACACACAGCGTCGCCTGTGGCCTGGATCACATCAGCCTTAGACAACACGTTCTGAGCGAACGCCTGAAGCGAAACACAGACTTTTAGATCCGCTACCGAcacaaatgacaacaaaaacaagagtatccctcccctcctcacctctACAGGGTCTTGTCGTTCATCGGACTGGCTGGGTGGGACGTAGAATCGGACCTCCATGAGGGACACTTCTGTGTCGTCGTTTTGGTGAAACTCCAGGGTGACTTCGTTCTTCCCTGTGGCGCACTGGGAAACGTTGGACAGCGGGATCTCAAAGGCTGTGTTTTCGTTGACGTCGAACGACAACAGCGGGCCTGAAATGGAATAAGAGAGAGGAAACGGTAAATCCCTACATCAATCAATCGATCATtgagaacataggtcttcaacggggggtccaCAGAGTTACTGCAGGGatggtcgcaaaatctttggttgatcagacatttcttttacatattttattaacttttcctaacatatttaaatgtctttaaatgcacattattataatgaacccaacatattttaacagagggataaatggaggaagaagacgcCATCtttcattcagcgatacaggagctgtctcaacagcgcaccgtttctcacagagcgccacactagacctgtcaatctaagcctcctggacacagtaggccccgcccccatcgctgctgagccaatcacgaggccgcatattacacaccgaCTGTGTCGGGTTCTCCGCGATCGGTCGAGATCCTCTTAAAGTCCCCAGATGAAATATTAGCGGAAgggaagctaacagtgcagctcactcccatcatcactactgaggccaaaataaCTGGTGTTCCTACAACGTTTAGCTacgtttaaagttaaatcctgGACGTGTcaattatgtttattattatgtcaattattgtttatgtttacggcagctGTACgtccactctactgttgcacatatttgaaataaataatatttgaatctatgtattattttaatagcttaatattcaatgcaaaatgatgataataatatatattcatacatagcactaggccgagtttaatatagaacacatacagtaggtggggggtccctccctaatctctccatcagtttggggtctctGGCCTAAAAAACACTGACCCCTGATTGAGAGAAGCGATCAacgtgttgatgtgtttttaccTGAGAACTTGGCTGTTCCCCAGTTCCAGCCCTTCACACACATGTCCTTCTCCGTCAGCTCCACCTTGTAGTTAGCCTTGAAAAACTCAGAAATCTTCTCAAAGTCCTGTTGGGTGAAGGAAACAGAGGGAAGACAGAGACACGTTAGtaaggtttaaaaaacaaaacaaaagaacacatgAAACCAAAAGCGTCGAGGCCGCAGAAGCATCGGCTCCGCATGGGTCACAGCTTATAAAAACAGCACCTAAGAAGAACGAGGGATGTGGGATAATTAATCACAACGCAAATGTAACCACCTCTGCCGCTGGGGTCTCCTGGGAACACAGGAGGTGAATGTAATCCATCCGCCCCCTCTGTCCTCCACCCCACCACTGACAATCAGCCTGTTTATTTATCCAGCAGGCCCGCTTACAACTGGAAAGGACTCACACACTGTGACAAACACATggtcaatcacacacacacacacacacacacacacacacacacacacacacacagtcccgGTAGTACAAACACATGTGGAAGTGATTGCGGTGTGCGAGTTGTGTGCAGGGTAGAATGAGAGTCTGTGGGAAAACGAATTTACACACCTGGATATCTGCCTGTCCATGAGGTTATTACAGCCAATTAGAGCCCACAGAGtctctctgtgcatgtgtgtgtgtgtgtgtgtgtgctgaggtTCATCAGTGCCCTTGCTGACCAGAATTAAAGCGTTGTTTAGATACGAGAGCAAATGCGAGCAGATGTGTAAATGCACAAAATCTGAGTTTGTGCAGTTCTCAACTCCTCATTACAGATTCGTTGTTGCATATAATAAACATAGAGGCCGGGGTGTTGtcttgtttggttttaaacacacatacaaaaaaaaggagaaaaggcaTCACAGTTCCAGTCAGACTTTGGGACGTGATGGTCTGATTTCCGTGGGcactagtttaaaaaaaaaaaaacatgcaaccACCTCCATCAGAACCGACTGACGACACTAAACCTGATAGTTTcgagcatttttttttgaggtCGGGGGGATGACGACGTTCACCCATTGCCCGCATCATGTGACGCGATGAGTTTCGGAGAGAGACATCAACATGGACGTAGTAAAATACTGAGCTGTCCAAACCAATGTCCAAATGTTTGAAAGGATAAACGAAGCTGGAGCTGATGAGCAGCAACGCTGAAAACACGAGACTGTGTAATTCATCTTTTTAGACCGAACTGTCAATCAGATGATTTTTCTTCGCGCCCATGTTCACTATCAATCACAGGATGATTTCAGTCGAGTTAGAGCCATAGTGTCTGTGTAAACGTAGCCAGCGCGACAATGATTTGGGTGAATTACAGTCTAAACACAgaagtgacagaaagaaaagtgacGTACACTTTCCTCTGCACCTCCCGCTCCTCCAGATGACATTTACAGGTCAGCTGTATTACAGACTCTCTGGCAGAGATTTctcgctcaaggacacttcacaGGGACAGATGAATCAAAGTGTCTGTTCCTCACGCCAGCAGCCAAACCTCCGGCCAGTTCTCGATTACCGACACTAACTGCGGGATAATAAACAATGACATCACGGCCTGCGCCGAGAGGATCCATCTCCCTGAAAAATATGCTGATTAACCCCAGGAGACAGACGCAGACTCCAGGTTAGACCCCATCCCGGCGTTGTACTTTGCGCGTTGACATTCCCCATGCACCCCGAGCAGCagggaaaaagggggaaaaaaaaagatacagggtgataaaaaacaaacacgaccacaattttttttctcttgtctgttttctgaGCCAAATTGTTTCGGTGGATTGATATAAACACTGACTCACATGAGCAgatgattacactgtttatggAACACACATGCTAACGCTGCTTTCCCTCATTAATCCCATTAGGAGCTTTGGGGAGAAGGGCCGACTCATTCACATATTTTTGAAGgaaacccaaacacacacactcatgcgcACAGCAGTGGTGGCATTTACGCAAGATGGtagtgtttttctgtgaaaatgTCAAGCGAGGAATGGATATTGTTTATCAGTGGTTCCCTTGATTGTGTTACGTCCTTTGTCATAAACAAAGCGCTACACAAACCAgcagtgtgtgtcagtctgaAATACTCCACTGTTGCCTTGTTTTCCTCGGAGTAAGGTAACAATTATTTCCTAGAAACAGCAGGAAAATagagcagaaaaacaaggaGAGCGTCGCGTGGAAATTTTAGAGTCTGATCGGCTGCTTTAACCtcaaaaatcctttaaaaaaaaaaacacaacgctTTATACATTACAAACAATCTCGATAGGAGAACTACAGGACCGGGCACGTCCAGAACTCACCGTGTCCCTGAAGCCGTCATATTTGTAGATGTGTCCCGTGCTGGTGCCGAGTTTGATGCCGTGGCCCAAACAAACTCGTCTCCACTGGGCCGCGTTGAGCTCGCCTGCAGGGATGCTGTCCACCTTCCCCGTCTTGCTGCTCTTATAAACAACGTTCTGCTTGCTGAATCGCAGCCGCCCATCGTTCTGCAGCAGCAATGACGGAGACAGTGTTTAATGCTGGGACTTCAGGTTGCTTGATAATCAAACTGAACCGTCAACTAATCCCCTAGTGGCCTGATCAGCCAGTGTTAGATAAACTGATTTAAATGCgggtatttctgtttttctgtgtggtctatattttatatttattcccCACACTACCTCTGCAGTAACATGTAATTATATAATCCCTGTAATTCTTGTTCACATTTGCACTTTATTCACTTTACTCTTACAGTCATGTTTATTTCCTCAACGGACAATTAGGATAGTTAATACATTTATGACATAGTTTTTTCGTATATAATTTccttatgttctcataatgacaataaagactcttgattctctatattgttctattttttgtttctgaaatgcGTTTGTCCAACTAAGCTGTTCTATGTACAAAAGTATGTGCAACAACTTGCTGGAGTTTTGATCACGTCATACTTCTTTCCTACCTGCGTACTACCTTGTAAACTGATGAAGTTGCAccataatatttattatttggtacAAAATAATATCCAGAGGTAGTTAATGAAGATACTGACCCAGGAGCCTTTGACCTCCTGATAGATCTCGTTGAACTCCAGTGTGTCTCCCATTTCAGCTCACAGGCGTTGACCGACGCTCTacagacagaaggaaaaaactGAATTAGGTACAGTCTGTCTGAATAAGATAGATACTAAGTTCACTCAGTGTTCTGATAACATCCCCAGGAAATAGTCTGATGTTGATGAAAACATGAGGTGCAGACAAAGAAAGTCAAACCATAGACTGCAAAAAGACAGAAGCCTGCTTTAATGTGATGATGAAACTCTTTTTGCTggtattttttatcttttctttgtaGTATTCAATACTTAAGTCACAATTTAAAGTGTCTAGTTAAGTCAAGAGTTAGCTAACAATAGCTAATAGTATTgagggtttaaaataaaatattgatgcTGGAGTTTCACGAACATTTCACCTGCTATTTTATTAACATATAAACCACTTTACAGCAGTGTGAGCCCACGTTTCTTTAACATAAACGATAATTAACACCCACGCTGCGCCACGAACAACAGCTAAGCTAAAGTGAACAGTACAGGGGGCGCTTCTTTTATGGAGCTATGCTGCACTGTGTTTAGTTTAGTCCCCGAGTGTATGAAGCAAAAGGAGAGATGCCCGAAAGCACCGCCCTACGGAGAGACAATGTGCATTGAATCGAGCGCTCTACAAAAGCTAGGCCGGTGTAAAGAAAGCAAGTGATGCACAGACTTAATTAAGCAAAATAAATAGCTCAAAGTTAAGCCTTGGTGAGCGTTATGCTTCACTGTAACTTACAAATACACATAAGTTGGCCCACTACTAAATGAGtaaacatattttcaaaactTCACGTCTTACTGTCACAGTGATGATCAGCTCCGCCTGTTTCCCGCGTGTAGCATCGGGAGCTAGCGCTACGTCACAGGAAAGAATCATATTTACTTCCGGTACggtgagtttttttattttattttaatcttcaaAGCCTTTAACGTCAAGTGTTTACACTCTGAAATGTTTCAGAAGCCACTCAACGTGGAAAGGTTAAATTATCGAGTtgcttttatttggaaaaacaaagttGTTACTGAGTCTGCGCGGAACTGAAGGGACTGTTGTAACCACAGATGACCGCTAGATGGTGCACAGCACAACTAATAAAACCGGTGAAGTATTCTCTTGTTCTCATGGCAAAATTGTAATAGCTCATAAAACAGCATTAAACACTGGGTGCGACCATGTAGGGATAATCTGTTCCTAGTAGTTCGAAAATAAAGGTCAAGCCCATGTGGTTAATATATTGTCTAATTTAGACTTTGATTCACATGATACAGAGCAGAGTTAATAGGACTGTGGGAAGGCCTTGAATCAAATAAAACTCGTGGTCAGATTTACTACAGAGCCTCGGGGCAGGACTGTACTTTTCCGCTATGAACCTCTCGCTCAGATATTAATTTGACTAAACAAATTTATTTGAGAAAATGCAGCATAAGCTCAAAATGGGAACAAACCGGGCTTCTCTAAATCCGGGCCTCAGAAGGCCTGAATTAAATCGGAGCTAATTAAAATCCCTCAtcgtgtcaggtaatattattTGCATCCCTAAACACAATTTATATTACATTTGAATACCTGGCAAACCTGGTTCAATTTAACCCAGCATTGTGTCTTTGAGTCCACATAACCACATCActttattcagtcatttaaaaaaagaagaagaaaaaaagaaaaaagaaagaaagaaagaaagaaagaaaaaagaaaactgtccgTTTAAACGGGTTCGGAAAATCAGGGCGATTATGAAAGATTTTTACAACGAGGACCAAAATACCTGGGGGATGTTTTTAAACTTGGAACCGGGACAAATAAGACTATCAACAAAGTTGATTTTCGCTTTAGTCTTTCCGCCCGTGTACGCGCGCAGGCGGGCGCGCCTCGGTGCGGGCTGCTGCTGGAATGCTGAGTGACAGCTGGAGGTGAGAGAAGAAGATCAGCGTAATCTCATTGTCAATAAAAACTAAGACCTTAGGAATGaaggggagaagaaagaaacGCCGAGGAGCAGGCAAACACTTGTCTTTGCCGTCTGCTCGTTTAGAAACAGAAAGGAGAACAGACGGATTATTCCCTTATTAGTTCACTGATAACTCGTGTCGCAACTCCATATGTCAGTTCACGGCCTCCAAATGTACaggccccctttttttccccaaaatgttCGTGAGAAAATCATTGTCTTTTTCATCCAAGTAACTTTTCTGCagtatttttctatatttctgtcaTATTAagaattttaatttatataattaGGCTCAGATTCATTTAAGCCTTCGATTTCGTAAAGAAGGCAGgagaaaaataatttcccttAGATATTTATTGGTTGAAAAATAATAGATTCACGACTAAAATTTTTATTCATGATAAAACaatagtgtaaaaaaaagaagaagcaaatatTAAATAGTTAGACAGACACGAGGAGATTAAATGGAGAGAGGGAATGTAATTCCTTGTTTCCTGGACGATTTGAGGGTCGCAGGGTTGCCGGGTCCTCCTGGCCAGGGGTGAACCGATCCGGCCGGACTCGCACCTTGTTAAAAGGGAAGGAGATTAAAGATCAAACGGCTGCAGTCAGGTTGCGTTCACCGGGGTTAAGATGGGAGAGGGGAAGAAATGAGTTATGACAAGTCCCGTGGTTCAGCGGCTCTGTCAAGTGGAGCTGCGATGCGTCAACCCGGTGAATCACCAGCATCGAGGAGGAGAGtagggaaagaagaagaagagacgggatgggaaggaggggaggaaagggagAAAACGGGCAAAAGAGGAGGTACAAAAAAGGCTCCGCCGTCAGTCAGTCTGTCATACAGACCACACACACCAAGTCAGCGGACCGTCAGAGTTAAAGCTCCATCCTGAGGCTTCCCCAATAATGTCTTTAATATAATCAGCCGCTCAGAGGACTGGATCTTAACCACCTGTGGCTTCCTCTTATCTTCTTCGGAGTTCAGCAGATTCAATTGAGTCGACACGTgctgaaaagttttttttaacagagcgACTCAATCtagaggaggaggcagaaatCATTATCGGTTTATTTCTGCTCCTGTGGGTGAACTTCTCAGAGCGCTGAACGGAATAAAAGGATTTGGGGAAAATGAGAAGGTCGTGCGAAGGTAAGACCACGAGTCTATTACTTTttatgacagtttttttttttttttttttttttttttttaagaaagcaAAATTGTGGGCTAGTCCTTCTGTCAAATCAGCACCCGGAGTATAATATAAAGACAAcaaatattttctatttcctCTACTAATAAAACTTGCGGGGAATGTTttggtacttttttttatttccataagTGGCCTATCAGCCTGTGTTATAGCTtaatttgcattatttattcattgcagATAAAACCAAAGAACACGATTGTGAAATTATggaattatttttgtatttctgtggGTTTCATTTAGTTGTAAAAGATGGCTGTGAATTTCCATACATTAGAAAATGAGAGTTTTTTTATGTCTAAATATTAGACAAAACTACACTGAAAAAACCTTTACTTTTAGAgaaattttgagtttttcctgctgtaaacgtaaaaaaaaaagcaatagcgagaggaggagagtgCAAAGAAGAGACTGACTGAAAAGTGTTTGTGcgcgcccgtgtgtgtgtgtgtgtgtgtgaaattggGGAGTATTATTCACTGTTAAAACATCTTGGAGGGGTTGATGGGGTCACAGGCAGCCGCAGCCTCTGTCTAGTTATCTGTCACTGATATGAGAAAGTACATGATTCGCGTTAGTCAGGGCGTGAGGGTgtgagacacacactcacatacatgtacttacacacacacacacacactttcccccCCTGGGACAACTGGTGCGGCTGCTGCTCCTTGTCTATGAAAGGAAGGCAGACGCTACACTGAGGGATGAGCGATGAAATGATGAGCTGAACCAAACATCACCAGCTTCCTCTCGCTCCCcgtcttccttcctcccctgctCCCGCCTGCCATCCTCCctcgctctcctctcctctcctctcctctcctctcctctcctctcctctcctctcctcgtctAGGTGGTCACTACATGTGAAGAAGGCGGCCATCAGCAAGTTTTGTGTAACTGTAGAAGGTCAATAAATAGAGAGCTGAGTGCGGAACAAAGTGCTGGCCCCCTCTCATACTCAGgccaaataaatacagatagGGGAGAGAGCTCAGCCGTTGAAGAACAtgctgctacacacacacacacacacacacacacagcagttaTCTCCTCCAGGTAGAAGCAGATGCACAGATATGTGGTTAATTAGCTTTAAATGGCACACAACCCTCCCTCTACTTTTGCTGCACACACATTGtaaaacacgcacacgcacacaaagagacagacagacagacaaagccTGCTATTGCTGCGAGGCTTGAATTAGTGCCGGTGTGTTTCAGATAAAAGTGTGTGTTGGCCCGGAGAGCTCCAACACACCGGCCAACAGGAGGAAacaaaggagacagagacagacacacagagagagagagggagagagggagagggagaggacaaAGTGGGGAGGATAAAGTGAACCTTTCACATCTTTTGATTCGCTCAGGCCATCCTCGATTCTTCACGGTATATAAATGGGGATGTCAAGAGGATGTGtgcgggagggaggggagggcgaGTGGTGGGGAAAGAGAGAGGTAGAGACAGATAAAAGTaaatagagaaagagagagggaactGGCGGTAGAGGGGTTAATGCAGTGCAGATTGACAGAAGTTAGCAGCACccagaggggaagagagagcagagaggaggaggagggagggagggagggagggggggactgATATAAAATGAGTCGGTCACGCTTTGAACAGTTACACATGCTGTTTACATTTTTCCCAAATTAACATGGCCCCTCGCTTCAGAAAACTCTCCCTCAccggctctctctctctctctctctctctctctaccctCCACCaactccttttcctcttcctcctcctcctcctcctcctctatccctccgtctccgtctctatCCCTCACTCTCAGAACAAGGTCTGccattaaaatgtcacaaaagtaaTTTTAATAATGTGCAATCGCTATTTTAACGTTGCAGCTGGTGCTTTTAAGTTTTTATATACTTTGTCTGGTGGCTTAAGTGACTCCATGGCAAAATCCACTGCACTGTCTCAAATATGCAGTTTACGTTCATAAAAAGCTTCAATTGCAGCAActgaaactgtaaaataaacacgGCGGAGTATAAAGTACGATGTTGGCTCCGGGAGTCGAGAGCTCTCCACGAAGACATGAAATTATTTTGGTAGTCGGCGACCAAGTCATACACAAattaaacccttttttttattattattatttaacgtTCGTGGCTCTGGAGAGCACGTGGCCGTGATATTAAGAGGCGATTCTTTTGAATCCAGTCGTTCGGTTAGTAAATGTAGACgcgaaacaaaacatttaacaattaATAACGACTGTAAACAGCTCGCACAGCTATTTCCATTATCGTCGCCTCCTCAGCCGGCTTCTTAGAGTTGTCTTAATATCATTTGCGATGTTGATCAAAAgtcaaaaagtgaaatattttcagCCCACTCCCAAACAAGGGAAAGAAAGGCAGTGAATCAAAGGAGTCTGAGAAGCTGAATGCAAGAGATATTTAACACTTTCTTTGTTATTGGGTCAATTATTGTTGATCAGTGTTTTAAATAACTCCTGCTTCCTCTCAAGGCGACGAAAAGCAGGGGATTTGAAATGAGCTTTTCTTAAAAGGCTATTTGTTTAAGCCACAGTCCACGAGCCCGGGATGGGGAGTAGCCGGGGCGTGGGTGAGAGCACGCGGAGGGGGGGCGGTGGGCTCAGAGGTAAATTAAAAAC
Protein-coding regions in this window:
- the ssrp1a gene encoding FACT complex subunit SSRP1a isoform X1; translation: MGDTLEFNEIYQEVKGSWNDGRLRFSKQNVVYKSSKTGKVDSIPAGELNAAQWRRVCLGHGIKLGTSTGHIYKYDGFRDTDFEKISEFFKANYKVELTEKDMCVKGWNWGTAKFSGPLLSFDVNENTAFEIPLSNVSQCATGKNEVTLEFHQNDDTEVSLMEVRFYVPPSQSDERQDPVEAFAQNVLSKADVIQATGDAVCIFKELQCLTPRGRYDIRIYPTFLHLHGKTFDYKIPYTTVLRLFLLPHKDQRQMFFVISLDPPIKQGQTRYHFLILLFSKEEDINLTLNMSEEDVERRFEGKLSKNMSGSLYEMVSRVMKALVNRKITVPGNFQGHSGAQCITCSYKASSGLLYPLERGFIYVHKPPVHLRFEEISCVNFARGTTTTRSFDFEIETKQGNQYTFSSIEREEYGKLFDFVNAKKLNIKNRGFKEKKGMKGKIDEYSDSDDDQHDAYLERMKAEGKIREEGNDSDESDGESDESFNPGEEDDDITEEYDSNASASESSDEGDDSEDESAKKKKPKKAKVVKEKKERKPRKEKKQKDTGGPKRPMSAYMLWLNSSRERIKSENPGISITEISKKAGEMWRQLGKDEKEEWEVKAGEAKRQYDKAKKEYKESGGGSTSTSKKESKKSGGKKDEKKRKSAAADKDRDRAGGNDSFKSREFIETSESSSDSDHKSKSKRKKHESDDDEEEEAVSTPASSEEESD
- the ssrp1a gene encoding FACT complex subunit SSRP1a isoform X2; translation: MGDTLEFNEIYQEVKGSWNDGRLRFSKQNVVYKSSKTGKVDSIPAGELNAAQWRRVCLGHGIKLGTSTGHIYKYDGFRDTDFEKISEFFKANYKVELTEKDMCVKGWNWGTAKFSGPLLSFDVNENTAFEIPLSNVSQCATGKNEVTLEFHQNDDTEVSLMEVRFYVPPSQSDERQDPVEAFAQNVLSKADVIQATGDAVCIFKELQCLTPRGRYDIRIYPTFLHLHGKTFDYKIPYTTVLRLFLLPHKDQRQMFFVISLDPPIKQGQTRYHFLILLFSKEEDINLTLNMSEEDVERRFEGKLSKNMSGSLYEMVSRVMKALVNRKITVPGNFQGHSGAQCITCSYKASSGLLYPLERGFIYVHKPPVHLRFEEISCVNFARGTTTTRSFDFEIETKQGNQYTFSSIEREEYGKLFDFVNAKKLNIKNRGFKEGMKGKIDEYSDSDDDQHDAYLERMKAEGKIREEGNDSDESDGESDESFNPGEEDDDITEEYDSNASASESSDEGDDSEDESAKKKKPKKAKVVKEKKERKPRKEKKQKDTGGPKRPMSAYMLWLNSSRERIKSENPGISITEISKKAGEMWRQLGKDEKEEWEVKAGEAKRQYDKAKKEYKESGGGSTSTSKKESKKSGGKKDEKKRKSAAADKDRDRAGGNDSFKSREFIETSESSSDSDHKSKSKRKKHESDDDEEEEAVSTPASSEEESD